Proteins found in one Bordetella genomosp. 11 genomic segment:
- a CDS encoding DHA2 family efflux MFS transporter permease subunit has translation MPASSPGKPEAPLSTPDPRRDDRIDPQVWKIAGVVMLAPLMAQLDSTVVNVSLSTLASELNTSLTTIQWVSSGYLLALALTLPLTGWLVDRLGAKRVYLICFSIFTLTSLFCGIATDASSLIVSRVLQGMAGGLLTPMSQMMMARTAGRHMARVMGFAVMPVMIGPILGPTLAGLILQHAGWPWIFLVNLPVGILATLLAWRVLPPDRDLRVRRNFDALGFIMLAPALAMLLHSLETLASAEGSATGDGIRLELGIAVLLLLAFLWHAARRGASALIDIRLFRARSFAPSAATQFLSNCMTYGGQLLFPLYLIAARGYSPSRAGILLAAMGVGLLCAFPWMGRLTDRFGSRRVSTAGALIGLAGTLPFVLVSVYDLPDIVICLLLWVRGVGLGSINIPSISSAYAGIPKEELPVATTALNIVQRLGGPVATTCLAIWLHASLETHPASQGSAFSSTFAVFCAIHALGVVAALTIPARRG, from the coding sequence GTGCCCGCCTCCTCCCCAGGTAAACCCGAAGCACCCCTATCCACCCCGGACCCGCGCCGGGACGACCGCATCGATCCGCAGGTATGGAAAATCGCCGGGGTGGTCATGCTGGCCCCGCTGATGGCGCAACTCGACTCCACCGTGGTCAACGTATCGCTGTCGACCCTGGCGTCCGAACTGAATACCAGCCTGACCACCATCCAGTGGGTTTCCAGCGGCTACCTGCTGGCGCTCGCGCTGACCCTGCCGTTGACCGGCTGGCTGGTGGATCGCCTTGGCGCCAAGCGGGTGTACCTGATCTGCTTTTCGATATTCACGCTGACTTCGCTGTTCTGCGGTATCGCGACGGACGCCAGCAGCCTGATCGTGTCGCGGGTCCTGCAAGGCATGGCCGGCGGCCTGCTGACCCCCATGTCGCAGATGATGATGGCGCGCACGGCGGGACGCCACATGGCGCGGGTCATGGGGTTCGCGGTCATGCCGGTGATGATCGGTCCCATCCTGGGGCCGACCCTGGCCGGACTGATCCTGCAGCATGCCGGGTGGCCGTGGATCTTCCTGGTCAACCTCCCCGTAGGCATACTGGCAACCCTGCTTGCGTGGCGTGTGCTGCCGCCGGACCGGGACCTGCGCGTCCGGCGCAACTTCGACGCCCTGGGCTTCATCATGCTCGCGCCCGCGCTGGCAATGCTGCTGCACAGCCTGGAGACCCTGGCCAGCGCGGAGGGTTCCGCCACCGGGGACGGCATCCGTCTGGAACTGGGCATCGCCGTGCTGCTGCTTCTGGCCTTCCTGTGGCACGCCGCGCGCCGCGGCGCGTCCGCCTTGATCGACATCCGCCTGTTCCGCGCGCGCTCGTTCGCGCCTTCGGCCGCCACGCAGTTCCTGTCGAACTGCATGACCTACGGCGGGCAGTTGCTGTTCCCCCTATACCTGATCGCCGCGCGCGGCTACAGCCCCTCGCGCGCCGGTATCCTGCTGGCCGCGATGGGCGTCGGCCTGCTATGCGCCTTTCCCTGGATGGGCCGCCTGACGGATCGCTTCGGCTCGCGCCGCGTGTCCACGGCCGGCGCGCTGATCGGGCTGGCGGGCACCCTGCCCTTTGTGCTGGTCAGCGTCTACGACCTGCCGGACATCGTGATTTGCCTGCTGCTTTGGGTCCGCGGCGTGGGATTGGGGTCGATCAATATCCCTTCGATATCGTCCGCCTATGCCGGCATCCCCAAAGAGGAGCTGCCGGTCGCCACGACGGCGCTGAATATCGTGCAGCGGCTGGGCGGTCCCGTCGCCACGACCTGCCTGGCAATCTGGCTGCACGCCAGCCTGGAGACACACCCCGCCTCGCAGGGCTCGGCGTTTTCCAGCACATTCGCCGTATTCTGCGCGATACATGCGCTGGGCGTGGTCGCGGCGCTGACGATTCCGGCGCGGCGCGGGTAA
- a CDS encoding SDR family NAD(P)-dependent oxidoreductase, translating to MSGRLSGKVAVVFGAGSIGPGWGNGKASAVKYAREGARVVVIDIKLAAASETAAIIDGEGGQAQALECDVTDQAQVAELVPAIIRGHGRIDILHNNVGAPIMGSIEDIPIADWDRAQDLNLRGTFLTCRAVLPHMKENRGGVITNISSIAAIRHTGYPYAAYCASKAGLNQLTVSIALEYAPFGIRANTIMPGMMDTPHIYQAIAGQYENDRQAMVAQRSALCPMGRMGTGWDVANAAAFLASDEAAYITGVNLPVDGGITCRI from the coding sequence ATGAGCGGAAGATTGTCCGGAAAGGTCGCCGTCGTATTCGGCGCCGGCTCCATCGGGCCCGGCTGGGGCAACGGCAAGGCGTCGGCGGTGAAATACGCGCGCGAAGGCGCCCGCGTGGTGGTCATCGATATCAAGCTCGCGGCCGCGAGCGAAACCGCCGCGATCATCGACGGCGAAGGCGGCCAGGCACAAGCCCTGGAGTGCGACGTGACGGATCAGGCGCAGGTGGCCGAGCTGGTTCCGGCCATTATCCGTGGCCACGGGCGCATCGATATCCTGCATAACAATGTGGGCGCGCCTATCATGGGCAGCATCGAGGACATCCCCATCGCCGATTGGGATCGCGCCCAGGACCTGAACCTGAGGGGCACCTTCCTGACCTGCCGCGCCGTGCTGCCCCATATGAAGGAAAACCGCGGCGGGGTCATCACGAATATCTCGTCGATCGCGGCGATACGCCACACGGGATATCCGTACGCCGCCTATTGCGCGAGCAAGGCCGGACTGAACCAACTGACCGTATCGATCGCGCTGGAATACGCCCCTTTCGGCATACGCGCCAATACCATCATGCCCGGCATGATGGACACCCCCCATATCTACCAGGCCATCGCCGGCCAATACGAGAACGACCGGCAGGCCATGGTGGCGCAGCGTTCCGCCCTTTGCCCGATGGGCCGCATGGGCACGGGCTGGGACGTGGCCAACGCCGCGGCCTTCCTGGCCTCGGACGAAGCGGCATACATTACCGGGGTCAACCTGCCGGTGGATGGCGGAATCACTTGCCGCATATAG
- a CDS encoding Bug family tripartite tricarboxylate transporter substrate binding protein codes for MRKHKLLVAALFSMILGAGNVALAGDTVKMIIPTAPGGGTDSLFRAAVRYAEPYLDATIVVQNVGGAGGAIGVGQLVRSKPDGLTMAGVWMGPITVAPHSIPTTYGLDDYIPVIQLDAAPYVLCVRKDFPANNGKEMLDQLKAQPGHYTFGTDGVAGPGQLAAERVFQAFGVKARDIPYRGAGESMTALMGKVVDIYVGSVPPAVAMEKAGEVKCLLATSADPVKALPQATSLTALGIPEKETLLWHGIVVPAGTPDARVEHIADAFEKAANTPEMVKFFETAGVEKKILRRKAFAAHIRKEYAELGQLVKELGLQKQ; via the coding sequence ATGAGAAAGCATAAGCTTCTGGTCGCAGCATTATTTTCAATGATCCTGGGCGCGGGCAATGTCGCGCTGGCCGGCGACACCGTAAAGATGATCATTCCGACAGCGCCCGGCGGCGGGACGGACTCCCTTTTCCGGGCCGCCGTGCGTTACGCGGAACCCTATCTGGATGCGACCATCGTCGTGCAGAATGTCGGCGGCGCGGGCGGCGCGATAGGTGTGGGCCAATTGGTGCGTTCGAAGCCGGACGGCCTGACCATGGCGGGGGTCTGGATGGGCCCCATCACCGTGGCGCCGCATTCCATCCCGACGACCTACGGGCTGGACGACTACATTCCCGTTATCCAGCTGGATGCCGCCCCCTACGTGCTTTGCGTACGCAAGGATTTCCCGGCCAACAATGGCAAGGAAATGCTCGATCAGCTCAAAGCCCAGCCGGGTCACTACACCTTCGGCACCGACGGGGTGGCGGGCCCCGGCCAGTTGGCGGCCGAGCGTGTCTTCCAGGCTTTCGGGGTGAAGGCGCGCGACATTCCCTACCGCGGCGCGGGCGAGAGCATGACCGCCCTGATGGGGAAAGTGGTCGATATCTACGTGGGTTCGGTCCCGCCCGCGGTTGCCATGGAGAAAGCGGGCGAGGTCAAGTGCCTGCTTGCCACGAGCGCCGATCCCGTGAAGGCCTTGCCGCAGGCCACGAGCTTGACCGCCCTGGGAATTCCCGAGAAAGAAACGCTGCTGTGGCACGGAATCGTCGTACCCGCTGGCACTCCCGATGCACGGGTGGAGCATATCGCCGACGCATTCGAGAAGGCCGCCAACACGCCGGAAATGGTCAAGTTCTTCGAGACGGCAGGCGTCGAAAAGAAGATCCTGCGCCGCAAGGCGTTCGCCGCGCACATCCGCAAGGAATACGCGGAGCTGGGCCAGCTGGTCAAGGAATTGGGCCTGCAGAAGCAATGA